A portion of the Acidobacteriota bacterium genome contains these proteins:
- a CDS encoding polyprenyl synthetase family protein, with product MQPEHHTPVAPPSAARFLALVADKLAATEEIFRQALDGDVPLIHEAGPYLVEGGGKRVRPALLLLAARLLGRDGDEEVTYAAVVEMIHTATLIHDDVIDHADRRRGQPTVNRLWGNHPTVLLGDWIYTLAMQKALSHNRVEVIQKLVGATLKMTEGELLALDRLGAVDLASEEYFEIIHRKTARLFGAACAVPALIPPMRPEAGEVLERYGTNLGICFQLVDDLLDFEGRPEVLGKPVLSDLKEGKLTLPLILLLPRVPAADRQRVERVLEDRSFERVAAEEILALVEREGTLEETRQLAAEYSSRAKAALEVFPPSESREALQLAPDFVLDRRS from the coding sequence GTGCAGCCTGAACATCACACCCCGGTCGCCCCTCCGTCGGCGGCGCGATTCCTCGCCCTGGTGGCGGACAAGCTCGCCGCCACGGAGGAGATCTTTCGGCAGGCGCTGGATGGAGACGTGCCGCTGATTCACGAGGCCGGGCCCTACCTGGTGGAGGGCGGCGGCAAGCGGGTTCGGCCGGCGCTGCTGCTCCTAGCCGCCCGCCTTCTCGGCCGCGACGGCGACGAAGAAGTGACCTACGCGGCGGTGGTGGAGATGATCCACACCGCCACCCTGATCCACGACGACGTGATCGACCATGCCGACCGGCGGCGCGGTCAACCGACCGTCAACCGCCTGTGGGGGAATCACCCGACGGTGCTGCTAGGGGACTGGATCTACACCCTGGCGATGCAGAAGGCGCTGTCCCACAACCGGGTGGAAGTGATCCAGAAGCTGGTCGGGGCCACCCTGAAGATGACCGAGGGCGAGCTGCTGGCTCTCGACCGGCTGGGAGCCGTCGATCTCGCCTCCGAAGAGTACTTCGAGATCATTCACCGCAAGACGGCGCGCTTGTTCGGCGCCGCCTGCGCGGTGCCGGCGCTCATCCCGCCGATGCGCCCCGAAGCCGGCGAGGTGCTGGAGCGCTACGGCACCAACCTGGGGATCTGTTTCCAATTGGTCGACGACCTGCTCGACTTCGAAGGCCGGCCGGAGGTTCTCGGCAAGCCGGTGCTGTCGGATCTGAAAGAAGGCAAGCTCACCCTGCCGCTGATCCTGCTGCTGCCACGGGTGCCGGCGGCGGACCGGCAACGGGTGGAACGGGTGCTCGAAGATCGCTCCTTCGAGCGGGTGGCGGCGGAAGAGATCCTGGCGCTGGTGGAGCGCGAGGGCACCCTGGAAGAAACCCGCCAGCTCGCCGCCGAGTACTCGTCCCGAGCGAAGGCCGCCCTAGAGGTCTTTCCCCCCAGCGAGAGCCGGGAAGCGCTGCAGCTCGCGCCCGACTTCGTCCTCGATCGGCGTTCGTAG